The genome window TTGCGTGTAGTAGCAGCCGCCTGTGGCACACGCGCACGGGTCTCCAATATAATCTGTCGGGCAGTTTTAGGTAATGTATCCTGCGCTACAGAGGTATAATCCGGAAGCAGGTATACAAAGTCGCGGGCATAATCTTTGGCTACCAGTGCCAGTGTATTATTGCTCCCTACGTAATCATAAGCTTCTATATTCTGTACAAAGTTGGAAACAGGTATTTTAGTACCTGTAGTAAGGTTATAGGTATACAAACTACGAATACCGTTTTCTTCGCTCAGGAACATAAAATTACCATCAGCTGTAGCTCGTGGCCTCAGTTCGCTTGCTATACCAGAAGTAAGTTGTGTTATAGATACCGGTGCCGTTTGCTGTAGCAGAAAAACATCATAGTTATCTACTACATCTTTAAACGTAGCCGCCTGCACCGTACCACTAGAGTCTACCCAGCGGTTAGAACTGAAAACAATATTTTTACTTCCCTTCAGGAAAACAGGCTGAATGTCGTCGTACACATCGTTGGTAAGTTGCCCTACTATTCTGCCGTTGCTCTGCAGCAAGTATAGATCGGTCTGCCCGTTTTCTACAGCACTAATAACTATTTGGCTTCCGTCTTCAGAATAGCTCATATCGCGCACCTGAGAGAAATTACCCAGTGTAGCCGCTGGTTTTGTCAGGTCGTCGTAGAATGGCAGGAAAGAACTTTTATTTTTAGCGTTTACCTGGCGCAGCAGCATTTTACCACGACGCGGCTCTATAAAGCCTAACTGGGTGTTGGTACGCCACGCCAGCACCGGCAAACTATAGTCGCTCGGCTGATCCAGTGTTTTGTAGCCGCCACGCCATACAACCCGGCTGCTTTTACCCTTTACATCTTTTACTATGATCTTATAGTTGCCATTATCGTTTTCGGCATAGGCCAGTAAGGTGCCATTAGAGTTTAATACAGGCTCTGTATAGCGCAGGGCCCGCTTGTTCTTATCGAACACTTTCTTATCATCCGGCAACGATACAAAAGGGTCTTCAGGGCGAGCATTTATTTGTTGGTAGTAGTTTAGCCAGTCCTGCAGAAAACGCTTATAAGGAATATTTAAACTACTGGTTATACCTATCTCCACATCGCGGGTAATGCGGGTAAGGTTAAGTATGTTCTGAATAGAAGTATAGCCGTAACGCTCCGCAATATAATTCCACACCGACTGTCCGGTAAGTTCCGGGTAACGCATCAGTGTTTGTTCAGCACGCAGCTTATCAGCATCCAGCATCAAATCGCGGATGTGGCTATCCATACGTACGCTCCAGCCTTCAGCTGTATAGGCAGCTACACCACCCACAAACCATTCCGGCAGGCGCAGCAGGTAACTGCTTTGCAGGGCTTCCTTCAGGCTGCCGCCATACATCATATCGTTCAGCAGCAGTTCAGTTAACTCATAGCTTAGTTTGCGTTTAAAATCTGTTTTAGTACCCTCGTAAGCTAACTGCAGTTTGTTCTTCATAAACAGCGTTTCGCCCCCGGTCTGGAACTGGTCGCTGTAAAGGCCAATATTGCTCTGGCGCAGGTCTGTGGCAGAGTTATAAAGTACAAGCGTTATTTTGGAGTAAGGATAATACCCGATAAGGCTGGTGATGCGTTTTAGCTCGCGCTCTGCATAATCTGCGGCATCTTTAGCAGTTTGCTCACCGCCTTTATAGAAGTACAGGTTAAAGTTTTGCGTGTTATAGAGTTTCCAGTCAAAATTCTTATACTGGATGCGGCTCTTGCCAAATGGGTCGCGGCCGGGTTGCGCCTGGAGGGCAGCACCCGCCAGTAAGCACACAAACAGCAAAAATAACCTTGTAAAAAAACGCATGCGCTTAGGGTTGTTGGTTTTGGTGTTTTATATAGTCGTAATATAACGAAAAATATCTCGAAATATGTATCTCAGGCATTAATTCTGTTTGTCCGGCTAAGGCATCAGCAAAGTGCTCAGACAGGTAAGGAGCCATTAATACACCTTTAGAACCCATCCCGTTAAATACACTCAATTGCATGTACTCAGGGTGCGTGCCAACCAACGGCCTACGGTCGCGCACAGCAGGACGAATACCTGCCCAATGCCCTGTTATTTTAAATGCCTGTGGTAAAATCTGCCGGAACCGCTCGCTTAGTTCTTCTGCTCCCTGCGGTGTGGCTTCCTCATCAGGATTTCGCCAGTCGTAAGTAGCGCCGATTATAAAGCGACCCTCTCCTTCCGGAACAACGTAAACCGCTTTGTTATAGATGCATTCCGGGCTTAAATTCTGCTCCGTCTGTACTTCCAGCACTTCGCCTTTAGTTGGCTGGATAGGCAGCCACGCAAAGTATGGGTTATTAATTACTTGGTAGCCTTCACAAAAAACAAGGTGTTTTGCTTCAATATCTTTATACTTTACTCCCCCCTCCGTCAGTTGCAGTTGGCTTATGTCAAACCGCTCCGGCATTAGTAAGTTTTGCTGCAGCAGGTCTTCAGTCAGCAGATCAAGCATTCCATACACATGCAGAAATCCACCCCTTTCTATCATAA of Pontibacter deserti contains these proteins:
- a CDS encoding NAD(P)/FAD-dependent oxidoreductase, with the protein product MIYDFIVVGHGLAGAILAETLRSRGNKVLVIDEPKENSASRVAAGLLNPVAGKRFAKSWLVDTFIPAADAFYDTLEVRYGKQLYFHKLIYKIFSSIEEQNTWMAKSAGGNWSEYISATYTQSINQPDVDDPFGGIMIERGGFLHVYGMLDLLTEDLLQQNLLMPERFDISQLQLTEGGVKYKDIEAKHLVFCEGYQVINNPYFAWLPIQPTKGEVLEVQTEQNLSPECIYNKAVYVVPEGEGRFIIGATYDWRNPDEEATPQGAEELSERFRQILPQAFKITGHWAGIRPAVRDRRPLVGTHPEYMQLSVFNGMGSKGVLMAPYLSEHFADALAGQTELMPEIHISRYFSLYYDYIKHQNQQP